One Alkalicoccus halolimnae DNA segment encodes these proteins:
- a CDS encoding NUDIX hydrolase, translating into MQKKLYEETLKTKDIYKGSIIDVELQDVLLPNGRESKREIVNHPGAVAVICITEEDKMVLVKQYRKALKKAIAEIPAGKLEKGEKPEICAQRELEEETGIKAASLKLLDSFYTSPGFANELVYIFEAEGLRSGEKHTDEDEFVERVDVSLEEAREMIKTGEIHDAKTIYAVQVWELQKLRSKL; encoded by the coding sequence ATGCAAAAAAAATTATATGAAGAAACCTTAAAAACGAAAGATATTTATAAAGGGTCGATTATTGATGTGGAACTGCAGGATGTTCTGCTTCCGAACGGCAGGGAGAGTAAACGCGAAATTGTAAATCATCCAGGTGCTGTTGCGGTAATCTGTATAACGGAAGAAGACAAAATGGTTCTTGTTAAACAGTATCGCAAAGCCTTGAAAAAAGCTATTGCTGAGATACCGGCAGGGAAGCTTGAAAAAGGAGAAAAACCTGAAATATGTGCACAAAGAGAGCTCGAGGAGGAAACAGGTATTAAGGCTGCTTCCTTAAAATTACTTGATTCATTTTATACGAGTCCTGGATTTGCAAATGAACTGGTATACATATTCGAAGCAGAAGGACTCCGCTCAGGAGAAAAACATACAGATGAAGATGAATTTGTAGAAAGAGTTGACGTTAGTTTAGAAGAAGCGAGAGAAATGATAAAGACTGGAGAAATACACGACGCCAAAACAATTTATGCAGTCCAGGTATGGGAACTGCAAAAACTAAGAAGTAAATTATAA
- a CDS encoding Fur family transcriptional regulator — MEQRIDRIKKQLHSQSYKLTPQREATVRVLLEHEDDHLSAEDVYMLVKEKYPEIGLATVYRTLELLTELKVVDKINFGDGVSRYDLRQEGAAHFHHHLVCLECGAVDEIQEDLLGDVEKIVEKRWNFEIKDHRLTFHGICHRCNSK; from the coding sequence ATGGAGCAGCGGATAGACCGAATAAAAAAACAGCTGCACTCTCAAAGCTATAAGCTTACTCCTCAGCGGGAGGCTACAGTTCGAGTACTGCTGGAACATGAAGATGATCATTTGAGTGCTGAAGATGTATATATGCTTGTTAAAGAAAAGTATCCTGAAATCGGTCTGGCAACAGTTTACCGTACACTGGAACTTCTTACAGAATTAAAAGTTGTGGATAAAATAAATTTCGGGGATGGAGTTTCCCGCTATGACCTTCGTCAGGAAGGGGCAGCCCACTTTCATCATCACCTTGTGTGCCTGGAGTGCGGGGCAGTCGATGAAATTCAGGAAGATCTGCTGGGAGATGTCGAAAAAATTGTAGAAAAACGCTGGAATTTTGAAATTAAAGATCATCGATTAACATTTCATGGAATTTGTCATAGGTGTAATTCAAAATAA
- the xerD gene encoding site-specific tyrosine recombinase XerD, with translation MNNEIEEYMNFLVVEKGLAANSTNAYARDLKRYCTYLQNEEGIQHWNEVQKIHVTAYLHYLHNLGRAGSSVSRMLSSIRSFHQFLIRERKADHDPVLHIERPKLSQKLPKVLSTEEVESLLQEPSSNAPMEVRNKAMLELLYATGMRVTELCSLKMSDLHLSMGFVQCLGKGNKERIIPLGTHAVDAMEKYLNSSRRKLMKQQHENVFVNHHGKPLSRQGFWKILKKIALEANIEKELTPHMLRHSFATHLLENGADLRAVQEMLGHADISTTQIYTHVTKVRMKDVYSQYHPRA, from the coding sequence CTGAATAATGAAATCGAGGAATATATGAACTTTCTAGTCGTGGAAAAAGGTTTAGCAGCTAATTCCACCAATGCTTATGCGAGAGATTTGAAGCGGTACTGCACCTACTTGCAAAATGAGGAAGGTATTCAGCATTGGAACGAGGTTCAAAAGATTCACGTTACCGCCTACCTCCACTATCTGCATAACTTAGGACGTGCCGGTTCATCTGTTTCCAGAATGCTTTCATCAATCAGGTCTTTTCACCAGTTTTTAATCCGGGAAAGAAAAGCAGATCATGATCCGGTTCTTCATATTGAGAGGCCGAAACTATCACAGAAACTTCCGAAGGTTTTATCCACAGAGGAAGTTGAAAGCCTCCTCCAAGAACCGTCTTCCAATGCTCCAATGGAAGTAAGGAATAAAGCAATGCTTGAACTTTTGTATGCAACAGGGATGCGCGTGACGGAGCTCTGCAGTCTGAAAATGAGTGACCTCCATTTATCGATGGGGTTTGTTCAATGCCTTGGGAAAGGAAATAAAGAAAGGATTATCCCGTTGGGAACTCATGCAGTGGACGCGATGGAGAAGTATCTAAACTCCAGCCGCCGTAAACTCATGAAGCAGCAGCATGAAAATGTTTTTGTAAACCATCATGGGAAACCGCTCTCAAGACAGGGTTTTTGGAAAATACTTAAAAAAATTGCTTTAGAAGCAAATATAGAAAAAGAATTAACTCCTCATATGCTGCGCCATTCTTTTGCTACGCACCTTCTTGAAAACGGGGCAGATTTAAGAGCAGTTCAGGAAATGCTCGGTCATGCCGACATTTCTACTACTCAAATATATACGCATGTGACAAAAGTAAGAATGAAAGATGTATATTCTCAGTACCACCCGCGTGCCTGA
- the deoB gene encoding phosphopentomutase — MSSYRFNRIFLIVMDSVGIGEAPDASEFNDIGSDTLGHIAEKMNGLSMPNMDRLGLTKVKQYQGGTEPDKVEASYGKMQELSAGKDTMTGHWEIMGLHIDKPFRTFPDGFPDALINEIESRTGRKVIGNKPASGTEILDELGQEHVETGALIVYTSADSVLQIAAHEEVIPPEELWEICEMARELTLDDPYMIGRIIARPFLGKQGSWERTSNRHDYALKPFGRTTMNELADEGLDSIAIGKISDIYDGEGVTTSLRTVSNMDGMDKLEQSMEMDFTGLSFLNLVDFDAKFGHRRDPLGYGKALEEYDARLPKVMEMLQEDDLLLITADHGNDPVHHGTDHTREYVPLIAYSKSLQDSSSLGTRQTFADIAATVAENFKLKMPNQGTSFLKELK, encoded by the coding sequence ATGAGCAGCTATCGCTTTAACCGAATTTTTCTAATTGTAATGGATTCAGTCGGAATTGGGGAAGCACCTGATGCCTCTGAATTTAACGACATCGGTTCCGACACCCTCGGGCACATTGCTGAAAAAATGAATGGCCTTTCCATGCCTAATATGGACCGCTTAGGACTAACAAAAGTTAAACAGTATCAAGGCGGGACGGAACCGGACAAAGTAGAAGCTTCCTATGGGAAAATGCAGGAATTATCGGCAGGGAAAGATACAATGACAGGACATTGGGAAATTATGGGCCTTCATATCGACAAGCCTTTCCGTACATTTCCTGATGGTTTCCCGGATGCTCTGATCAATGAAATTGAATCCAGAACCGGCCGTAAAGTTATCGGTAACAAACCTGCTTCAGGCACTGAAATACTCGACGAACTTGGGCAGGAACACGTGGAAACCGGAGCCTTAATTGTTTACACATCGGCGGATTCCGTGCTGCAGATTGCCGCTCATGAGGAGGTAATTCCACCGGAAGAGCTGTGGGAAATATGTGAAATGGCAAGAGAACTGACTTTGGATGATCCCTATATGATAGGACGCATCATAGCAAGGCCATTTTTAGGAAAACAGGGCAGCTGGGAAAGAACGTCCAACCGCCATGACTATGCGCTTAAACCTTTTGGCCGCACTACTATGAATGAATTGGCTGATGAAGGTCTGGATTCCATTGCTATCGGAAAAATTTCGGACATTTACGATGGGGAAGGAGTCACCACCTCATTAAGAACTGTCTCCAACATGGACGGTATGGATAAACTGGAGCAGTCAATGGAAATGGATTTTACCGGGTTGAGTTTTTTGAACCTTGTTGACTTCGATGCGAAATTCGGTCATCGGCGTGATCCTCTGGGATATGGAAAAGCACTGGAGGAATATGATGCCAGACTGCCGAAGGTAATGGAAATGCTTCAGGAAGACGACTTACTGCTTATTACGGCGGACCATGGCAATGACCCTGTTCATCATGGAACTGATCATACCAGGGAATATGTGCCGCTGATTGCATACAGCAAAAGTCTTCAGGATTCTTCATCATTAGGAACTAGACAGACATTTGCAGATATTGCAGCAACGGTGGCAGAAAATTTCAAGCTGAAAATGCCGAATCAAGGTACCAGCTTTTTAAAAGAACTGAAATAG
- a CDS encoding purine-nucleoside phosphorylase, which yields MQAVKDAQTFIEKKLKGKKPEIGLILGSGLGVLGDEITSPEVIKYEDIPGFPSSTVAGHKGQLVIGELEGKTVAAMQGRFHYYEGYDMDLVTLPIRVMKAVGIDTLIVTNAAGGINEEFSPGNLMLIEDHINQFGTNPLIGPNDEELGVRFPDMSQAYSKELLKIASETAKERDISVQRGVYVGTTGPSYETPAEVRMLRILGGDAVGMSTVPEVIAARHSEMNVLGISCISNMAAGILDQPLAHSEVIETTERVKIDFLALVKSIVAKM from the coding sequence ATGCAGGCAGTAAAAGACGCTCAAACGTTTATCGAAAAAAAATTAAAAGGAAAAAAGCCTGAAATAGGTCTCATACTCGGCTCAGGCCTTGGGGTTTTAGGAGATGAAATAACTTCCCCGGAAGTTATCAAATACGAAGATATTCCGGGATTCCCCAGTTCTACAGTGGCCGGTCATAAAGGACAGCTCGTTATCGGGGAGCTTGAAGGGAAAACAGTGGCAGCAATGCAGGGAAGATTCCACTACTACGAAGGTTATGATATGGACCTTGTCACGCTTCCAATTCGTGTAATGAAGGCAGTTGGTATAGATACTCTTATCGTTACGAATGCCGCTGGAGGAATCAATGAAGAGTTTTCACCGGGGAATTTAATGCTTATTGAGGATCATATTAATCAGTTTGGAACTAATCCTCTGATAGGCCCGAATGATGAAGAACTAGGGGTTCGATTTCCTGACATGTCCCAGGCTTACTCTAAAGAGCTTCTGAAGATTGCATCTGAAACAGCAAAAGAACGGGATATTTCTGTTCAGAGGGGTGTATATGTCGGAACCACGGGGCCTTCCTACGAAACCCCCGCTGAAGTAAGAATGCTCCGCATTTTGGGAGGGGATGCTGTTGGAATGTCAACAGTACCGGAAGTCATAGCTGCACGCCACAGTGAAATGAATGTATTGGGGATCTCCTGTATTTCAAATATGGCAGCAGGTATTCTCGATCAGCCGCTCGCTCACTCAGAAGTGATTGAAACAACAGAAAGGGTTAAGATTGATTTTCTGGCGCTCGTAAAATCGATTGTCGCTAAAATGTAA
- a CDS encoding purine-nucleoside phosphorylase, with product MSLKKVKEAAEMLKSRFSFNPKAGLILGSGLGDLAEELDDAVVFPYEDIPHFPISTVAGHKGQLVAGLLEGVPVLAMQGRFHFYEGYSMQDVTFPVRVMHEAGCESLIVTNACGAMNTEFSPGDLMIITDHINFTGANPLIGKNTEEFGPRFPDMSRAYDEGLVVHALDTASSLSIDVQQGIYAAVSGPSYMAGAELKMLQTCGADTVGMSTVPETIAAKHMGMNVLGISCITDMAVPGETDGITHEEVMKTAAAAKPVFKKLVRGILGQSSKETWEKERTNL from the coding sequence ATGTCACTAAAAAAAGTAAAAGAAGCAGCTGAAATGTTGAAGAGCCGGTTTTCTTTTAATCCTAAGGCAGGACTTATACTGGGGTCGGGACTCGGAGATTTAGCCGAAGAACTTGATGATGCGGTAGTGTTTCCATATGAAGATATTCCTCACTTTCCGATTTCAACGGTAGCCGGACATAAAGGACAGCTGGTGGCTGGACTGTTAGAGGGAGTCCCTGTGCTGGCAATGCAGGGAAGATTTCACTTCTATGAGGGATATTCCATGCAGGATGTGACTTTTCCAGTTAGAGTAATGCATGAAGCAGGATGTGAATCGCTGATTGTTACCAACGCATGCGGAGCAATGAATACAGAGTTTTCACCTGGAGATCTTATGATTATAACCGATCATATTAATTTCACCGGAGCTAACCCGCTGATCGGTAAAAATACAGAAGAGTTCGGACCGCGTTTTCCGGACATGAGCCGGGCTTATGACGAGGGCCTGGTGGTTCATGCCCTGGACACAGCCTCTTCTCTTTCTATCGATGTCCAGCAGGGCATCTATGCTGCGGTAAGCGGACCCTCCTACATGGCTGGAGCAGAATTAAAAATGCTTCAAACCTGCGGAGCTGATACAGTAGGAATGTCGACAGTTCCGGAAACCATTGCTGCAAAGCATATGGGGATGAACGTTTTAGGTATATCCTGTATTACTGATATGGCTGTACCGGGAGAAACGGATGGCATTACTCATGAAGAGGTAATGAAAACAGCTGCAGCAGCAAAGCCTGTATTCAAAAAGCTCGTCCGTGGAATACTGGGTCAAAGCAGCAAAGAGACTTGGGAAAAGGAGAGAACTAACTTATGA
- a CDS encoding pyrimidine-nucleoside phosphorylase — translation MRMVDVIEKKRNGQALSKEEINFFIDGYTKGDIPDYQASALLMAVYFQGMTAEETALLTQAMVDSGETIDLSSIKGHKVDKHSTGGVGDKISFITGPIVASVGVPVAKMSGRGLGHTGGTIDKLESVEGFNVEITKEEFIENVNKYKLAVAGQTGNLAPADKKLYSLRDVTATVDSIPLIAGSIMSKKLASGADSIVLDVKTGSGAFMKTLEESEALAREMVQIGNNLGRKTIAVISDMNQPLGYEIGNANEIKEAAEVLKGKRVDDLRHLALELAAHMTVLAEVFDTYEEAYAKLEENVDNGKAFEAFRTFIHAQGGNTEMIDDLSLLPKAAFDIEVPAANSGYVNSIDAASVGIAAMHLGAGRATKEDQIDFGVGISLQKKIGDYVEKGEPLVILHSQEQNPQASIAKIKEAYSVTEEKPEKPTLIYKVIK, via the coding sequence ATGAGAATGGTAGACGTGATCGAAAAGAAACGAAACGGCCAGGCTCTCAGCAAAGAAGAAATTAATTTCTTCATAGATGGCTATACAAAGGGAGATATCCCTGATTATCAGGCTTCAGCATTATTAATGGCAGTATATTTTCAAGGTATGACGGCTGAAGAAACGGCTCTATTAACGCAGGCAATGGTAGACTCCGGGGAAACTATCGACCTCTCTTCCATAAAGGGACACAAAGTTGACAAGCATTCGACTGGGGGCGTGGGAGATAAAATCAGTTTCATTACAGGGCCGATAGTTGCTTCTGTCGGAGTTCCGGTAGCTAAAATGAGCGGTCGCGGCCTTGGTCACACAGGTGGAACAATCGATAAATTGGAATCTGTAGAAGGATTCAACGTAGAAATTACGAAAGAAGAATTTATTGAGAATGTGAATAAATATAAGCTTGCTGTAGCAGGACAGACGGGTAACCTTGCCCCTGCTGATAAAAAACTTTATTCCCTCAGGGATGTTACTGCTACTGTCGATTCTATTCCACTGATTGCCGGTTCTATTATGAGTAAAAAGCTGGCTTCCGGTGCTGACAGTATTGTACTTGACGTTAAAACGGGCTCAGGAGCTTTCATGAAAACTTTGGAAGAATCTGAAGCACTGGCCAGAGAAATGGTACAGATTGGTAATAACCTGGGTCGAAAAACGATAGCGGTAATTAGTGATATGAATCAGCCGCTTGGGTACGAAATCGGCAATGCAAACGAAATTAAAGAAGCCGCAGAAGTATTAAAAGGAAAGCGGGTAGATGATTTACGACATCTTGCTCTGGAACTGGCTGCTCATATGACAGTCCTGGCAGAAGTTTTTGACACTTATGAAGAAGCTTATGCAAAATTAGAAGAAAATGTGGATAATGGAAAAGCCTTTGAAGCATTCCGTACTTTTATACATGCACAGGGCGGCAATACTGAAATGATTGATGATCTTTCATTATTGCCGAAGGCAGCCTTCGATATTGAGGTTCCTGCTGCAAACAGCGGCTATGTTAATTCTATTGATGCTGCATCGGTAGGAATTGCTGCTATGCACCTCGGTGCCGGAAGAGCTACTAAAGAAGATCAGATTGACTTTGGAGTGGGTATTTCCCTTCAAAAGAAAATCGGCGATTATGTAGAAAAAGGTGAACCACTTGTCATACTTCATTCTCAGGAACAGAACCCGCAAGCCTCCATTGCTAAAATCAAAGAGGCCTACTCCGTTACAGAGGAGAAACCGGAAAAGCCGACGCTGATTTATAAAGTGATAAAATAG
- the lysA gene encoding diaminopimelate decarboxylase has product MNNYGTQRINEMGRLEIGGVDSVLLGETYGTPLFIYDVKDIRNRALEFHEAFKKQQVSYQIAYASKAFSCIAMMELANELGLSLDVCSDGELHTALAAGFPAEKIHFHGNNKTPDELEMAVEEKIGCIVVDNFTELTWLMALTESKKTEMDVLIRITPGVEAHTHEYISTGQEDSKFGFDLNSGQADEAIRLLLSHSYLKLQGVHSHIGSQIFKAEGFEEAVKEIYRSIHGWSVKMDYYPNVLNVGGGFGIRYAEGDSPLPLGEYIDRMVETAKAEAAAMNKPVPEIWVEPGRALVGEAGTTLYSIGARKDIPQVRTYVSVDGGMTDNIRPALYQAEYTAVLANRAAEKTEETVSVAGKCCESGDMLIWDLKLPTVHQGDYLAVFSTGAYGYSMANNYNRILRPAVVFVEDGEHECVIERETFTDLTRREKSYSKAGFIAGQS; this is encoded by the coding sequence ATGAATAATTACGGTACTCAGCGTATTAATGAAATGGGAAGATTGGAAATAGGCGGGGTTGATTCTGTCCTGCTCGGCGAAACGTATGGGACTCCTCTTTTTATATACGACGTTAAAGATATTCGTAACCGTGCCCTGGAATTCCATGAAGCGTTTAAAAAACAGCAGGTTTCCTATCAGATAGCTTATGCTTCTAAAGCATTCAGCTGTATTGCTATGATGGAGCTGGCGAATGAACTTGGTTTAAGTCTGGACGTCTGTTCGGATGGTGAACTTCATACAGCATTAGCGGCCGGGTTCCCTGCGGAAAAAATTCATTTTCACGGGAACAATAAAACGCCGGATGAGCTTGAAATGGCAGTTGAAGAGAAGATCGGATGCATTGTCGTCGATAACTTCACTGAGCTGACATGGCTTATGGCTTTAACTGAAAGTAAGAAAACAGAAATGGACGTGCTTATAAGAATTACTCCTGGGGTGGAAGCCCATACGCATGAATATATTTCAACGGGACAGGAAGATTCGAAATTCGGTTTTGATTTGAACAGCGGGCAGGCAGATGAAGCGATTCGTTTACTCCTTTCCCACAGCTACCTCAAACTGCAGGGAGTTCATTCACATATCGGCTCCCAGATCTTCAAAGCGGAAGGGTTCGAGGAAGCGGTAAAAGAAATCTATCGTTCGATTCACGGCTGGTCTGTAAAAATGGACTATTATCCTAATGTATTAAACGTAGGTGGTGGATTTGGTATTCGCTATGCAGAAGGAGATTCTCCACTTCCACTTGGGGAGTATATCGATAGAATGGTCGAAACAGCGAAAGCAGAAGCGGCTGCGATGAACAAGCCGGTTCCTGAAATCTGGGTTGAACCGGGAAGAGCGTTAGTAGGGGAGGCAGGAACTACGCTGTACAGCATTGGTGCAAGAAAAGACATTCCTCAAGTACGCACGTATGTCTCTGTTGATGGAGGTATGACAGATAATATACGCCCGGCCCTTTACCAGGCGGAATATACGGCAGTACTCGCCAACCGGGCAGCTGAGAAAACAGAAGAAACAGTTTCCGTAGCAGGCAAGTGCTGTGAGAGCGGAGATATGCTTATCTGGGATTTGAAGCTGCCAACTGTTCATCAAGGGGACTATCTCGCAGTGTTTTCTACAGGAGCCTATGGTTATTCCATGGCGAATAATTACAATCGTATTCTCAGGCCGGCTGTCGTCTTTGTAGAAGATGGTGAGCATGAATGTGTTATTGAAAGAGAAACGTTTACTGACTTAACCCGCAGAGAAAAAAGTTACTCAAAAGCAGGATTTATTGCAGGACAGTCTTAA
- a CDS encoding peptidylprolyl isomerase, translating into MKKGEIKFENGETIEIEFFPEAAPGTVDNFEKLANDGFYNGLTFHRVIPGFVAQGGCPNGTGTGGPGYTIKCETAGNPHKHEKGSLSMAHAGKDTGGSQFFLVLDKQPHLDGVHTVFGKITSGMDTLDRIKANDTMEEVNVFDA; encoded by the coding sequence ATGAAAAAAGGCGAGATTAAGTTTGAAAATGGAGAAACGATTGAAATAGAGTTTTTTCCGGAAGCAGCACCTGGAACCGTAGACAACTTTGAAAAGCTGGCTAATGATGGTTTTTATAATGGTTTAACGTTTCATCGTGTTATTCCGGGCTTTGTTGCCCAGGGAGGATGTCCAAATGGAACAGGGACAGGTGGACCGGGTTACACAATTAAATGTGAAACGGCCGGAAACCCTCATAAACATGAAAAAGGCAGCCTTTCCATGGCTCATGCAGGAAAGGATACAGGAGGGAGCCAATTTTTCCTCGTATTGGACAAGCAGCCTCACCTGGACGGCGTACACACAGTTTTTGGAAAAATTACTTCCGGTATGGATACACTCGATCGTATCAAAGCGAACGATACGATGGAGGAAGTTAATGTGTTTGATGCTTAA
- the ribD gene encoding bifunctional diaminohydroxyphosphoribosylaminopyrimidine deaminase/5-amino-6-(5-phosphoribosylamino)uracil reductase RibD yields the protein MNEKYMHLAVQMARAAAGQTSPNPLVGAVIVKEGEVVGLGAHLKAGEKHAERHALDMAGEKASGAEMYVTLEPCSHTGRTPPCADAIINAGIKKVYVASHDPNPQVAGQGIRKLEAAGINVQKGILKKEAEELNYFFFHFIQTKTPYVTLKMAASIDGKTATSQGESKWITGEESRQDGHQLRHEHDAILVGIETVLADNPSLTTRISGGGSNPLRIILDSKLRTPADARLVTDKQSTWIFATEQCSKEKVRLLRSLGVKVTVLSGFSIDIKEVLEKLGEAEITSLLVEGGGTVHDSFVTENLFQRVVLYTAPILIGGRQSPQSVAGNGIGKLSEAAVLQLHSSVNIGSDVRQIFLRKDEN from the coding sequence ATGAATGAAAAATATATGCATTTGGCTGTTCAAATGGCACGTGCGGCTGCCGGTCAGACGTCTCCGAATCCACTAGTTGGTGCAGTAATCGTTAAAGAGGGAGAAGTTGTTGGTCTAGGAGCACATTTAAAAGCTGGAGAGAAACATGCTGAAAGGCATGCCCTGGACATGGCTGGCGAAAAAGCTTCTGGAGCAGAAATGTATGTCACTCTGGAACCTTGTTCACATACCGGCCGCACGCCTCCGTGTGCAGACGCGATTATTAATGCAGGGATTAAAAAGGTTTATGTAGCTTCGCATGATCCGAATCCCCAGGTAGCCGGGCAGGGGATAAGAAAATTAGAAGCAGCTGGCATCAACGTACAAAAAGGTATATTAAAAAAGGAAGCCGAAGAGTTAAATTACTTTTTCTTCCATTTTATACAAACAAAAACTCCGTACGTCACGTTGAAAATGGCAGCAAGCATTGATGGGAAAACGGCGACCTCTCAGGGAGAAAGTAAGTGGATCACTGGAGAAGAATCGAGACAGGATGGCCATCAGCTGCGGCATGAACATGATGCTATTCTCGTAGGAATTGAAACCGTACTGGCAGATAATCCTTCCCTCACAACGAGAATTTCAGGCGGAGGATCCAATCCGTTAAGAATCATTTTGGATTCTAAACTGAGGACTCCTGCAGATGCCCGGCTTGTTACAGATAAACAGTCTACCTGGATTTTCGCTACAGAGCAGTGCTCTAAAGAAAAAGTCAGGCTTCTCAGGAGTTTAGGAGTGAAAGTTACAGTTTTATCAGGGTTTTCAATAGATATAAAGGAAGTATTAGAAAAACTTGGTGAAGCTGAGATTACTTCCTTATTAGTAGAAGGCGGCGGCACAGTACACGATAGTTTCGTGACAGAAAATTTATTTCAAAGGGTAGTGTTATATACGGCGCCAATTCTTATTGGAGGCAGACAATCACCTCAATCTGTTGCAGGAAATGGAATAGGGAAATTGTCTGAAGCCGCTGTCCTGCAGCTTCACTCCTCTGTGAATATTGGCAGCGATGTCAGGCAGATTTTTTTAAGAAAGGATGAAAACTAA
- the ribE gene encoding riboflavin synthase: MFTGIIEEKGRVLSLQRTGEAIVMTVAAPKILQDVRMGDSISVNGVCLTVTSFTSESFTVDMMPETVRGTSLKETGEGSQVNLERAMSAGGRFGGHFVSGHVDGIGKIISKRADHNAVYYEIEIESKLRPYFTLKGSVSIDGTSLTVFGVTDRTFTISIIPHTLEETIIGQKEAGSVVNIEVDMLAKYVEELLQHKFRIQDNLEPVTEDFLKEHGFK, translated from the coding sequence ATGTTTACCGGAATAATTGAAGAAAAAGGAAGAGTTCTTTCTTTGCAGCGGACTGGGGAAGCAATCGTAATGACTGTTGCCGCTCCTAAAATACTTCAGGATGTGCGGATGGGAGACAGTATATCTGTAAACGGAGTCTGCTTGACTGTAACTTCATTTACATCTGAATCATTTACAGTTGATATGATGCCGGAAACGGTCAGGGGAACCAGTTTAAAGGAGACCGGTGAAGGTTCCCAGGTAAATCTGGAAAGAGCTATGTCCGCAGGCGGCAGGTTCGGCGGTCACTTTGTAAGCGGCCATGTGGATGGTATAGGCAAAATAATATCAAAACGGGCAGATCATAATGCTGTCTATTATGAGATTGAAATTGAATCGAAATTAAGGCCTTACTTTACTTTAAAAGGCAGTGTATCGATAGATGGGACGAGTTTAACTGTTTTTGGAGTTACAGACCGCACTTTTACTATATCTATTATTCCACACACGCTTGAAGAAACCATTATCGGTCAAAAAGAAGCAGGAAGCGTTGTAAATATTGAAGTAGACATGCTTGCAAAATATGTGGAAGAACTGCTGCAGCATAAATTCAGAATACAGGACAATCTGGAACCAGTTACAGAAGATTTCTTAAAAGAGCACGGCTTTAAATAA